One Micromonospora sp. WMMD812 genomic window carries:
- a CDS encoding integrase, giving the protein MDILGHSQIAVTMNIYGHVMPAMQQEAAGHMDAALTEPETGDDADE; this is encoded by the coding sequence ATGGACATCCTCGGCCACTCACAGATCGCGGTGACCATGAACATCTACGGGCATGTCATGCCAGCCATGCAGCAAGAGGCGGCAGGACACATGGACGCGGCACTCACTGAGCCTGAGACGGGTGATGACGCTGACGAGTGA